One Phycisphaera mikurensis NBRC 102666 DNA window includes the following coding sequences:
- a CDS encoding CNNM domain-containing protein translates to MNAADLAFWIPLMLLGFAGSAYFSGVETGVYTLNRVRLHLLDARGVPAAVRLRRLVEDPARLLAVLLVGNNAANYLGTFALAVLLEAGGISGWWAILLNVGLVTPMLFVFGETLPKDLFAAHGDRLLYRLSGTIYAFERLFTLTGGVPLVSVFGRIALRLVGEGPGSGSGDGGKEASVRHPRRQVQALVREGLGQGVLTGEQSDLLERVFRAEGRTVGGEATPWADVVTAGPGDTVAVLRERAGHTSRSHLPIVDADGRVTGWVDLFEVLRSDPAENVRLAELRRGVPFLDPTMPVYTAIERFQKRRWTIAVVGTADRPLGVVTMKDLVEPVVGELLRW, encoded by the coding sequence GTGAACGCCGCCGATCTCGCGTTCTGGATCCCGCTCATGCTGCTGGGCTTCGCCGGCAGCGCCTACTTCTCGGGCGTGGAGACCGGCGTGTACACGCTCAACCGCGTCCGGCTGCACCTGCTCGACGCGCGCGGCGTGCCCGCGGCGGTGCGGCTGCGGCGGCTCGTGGAGGACCCCGCGCGGCTGCTTGCGGTGCTGCTGGTGGGCAACAACGCCGCGAACTACCTGGGCACGTTCGCGCTGGCGGTGCTGCTGGAGGCGGGCGGGATCTCCGGCTGGTGGGCGATCCTGCTCAACGTCGGGCTCGTCACGCCGATGCTCTTCGTCTTCGGGGAGACGCTGCCCAAGGACCTCTTCGCCGCGCACGGAGACCGGCTGCTGTACCGCCTGTCCGGGACGATCTACGCCTTCGAGCGGCTGTTCACGCTCACCGGCGGCGTGCCGCTGGTGAGCGTCTTCGGACGCATCGCCCTCCGCCTCGTGGGCGAGGGACCCGGCTCGGGGAGCGGCGACGGCGGGAAGGAAGCCTCCGTCCGCCACCCGCGCCGGCAGGTGCAGGCGCTGGTCCGCGAGGGGCTCGGCCAGGGCGTGCTCACGGGCGAGCAGAGCGACCTGCTGGAGCGGGTCTTCCGCGCAGAGGGCCGGACGGTCGGCGGCGAGGCCACGCCCTGGGCGGACGTCGTCACCGCCGGTCCCGGCGACACGGTGGCGGTGCTGCGCGAGCGGGCGGGCCACACCTCACGCTCGCACCTGCCGATCGTGGACGCCGACGGCCGCGTCACCGGCTGGGTCGACCTGTTCGAGGTGCTCCGGAGCGACCCGGCGGAGAACGTGAGGCTGGCGGAGCTGCGCCGCGGCGTGCCCTTCCTCGACCCGACGATGCCGGTCTACACCGCGATCGAGCGCTTCCAGAAGCGACGCTGGACGATTGCCGTGGTCGGGACCGCGGACCGCCCGCTGGGCGTGGTGACGATGAAAGACCTTGTCGAGCCGGTGGTGGGGGAGCTGCTGCGGTGGTAG
- a CDS encoding LacI family DNA-binding transcriptional regulator yields the protein MSTRSPTAAEVAARAGVSRMTVYRVMKEDPRVSSSTATSVQRAIRDLNYLPPGQRNAEADAAGAGGRHGRLAFLIPDADVAALRTALTGRLLHGIDAVLTPRSLELSLTRLPAPGQLPGLITRRKVDGVIVRSSHRDEFPAERIERVPCVWLMESRRPAPPGDVVHTDDVEIGRLAAEAFCRRGRRHVAILNENAEHTSYNERVRGLQVSLSGGPVATEPVDAAGLSGSTRQAAACIDRLLDRHPGLDGFFLPGTVPFVSLLHQALAARGRDLGGVTIVSASYDADLNASLRPRPVHIDARPEQLGEAAAELLLWRLSHPAAARRRVTVVPAVIEPEND from the coding sequence ATGAGCACCCGCTCCCCGACCGCCGCCGAAGTCGCCGCCCGTGCGGGCGTGAGCCGGATGACGGTCTACCGGGTGATGAAGGAGGACCCGCGGGTGTCTTCCTCCACCGCGACCTCGGTCCAGCGCGCCATCCGCGACCTCAACTACCTCCCGCCGGGCCAGCGGAACGCCGAAGCCGACGCCGCCGGCGCGGGCGGGCGGCACGGCCGGCTGGCCTTCCTGATCCCCGACGCCGACGTCGCCGCCCTGCGGACGGCCCTGACCGGCCGGCTGCTGCACGGGATCGACGCCGTCCTCACGCCCCGCTCGCTGGAGCTCTCGCTGACGCGGCTGCCGGCCCCCGGCCAGCTCCCCGGGCTCATCACGCGGCGGAAGGTCGACGGCGTCATCGTGCGTTCGAGCCACCGCGACGAGTTCCCCGCCGAGCGGATCGAGCGGGTGCCCTGCGTCTGGCTCATGGAGAGCCGCCGGCCGGCGCCACCCGGCGACGTGGTGCACACCGACGACGTCGAGATCGGCCGCCTCGCCGCGGAGGCGTTCTGCCGCCGCGGCCGCCGGCACGTCGCGATCCTCAACGAGAACGCCGAGCACACGTCGTACAACGAGCGGGTGAGGGGCCTGCAGGTGTCGCTGTCCGGCGGGCCGGTGGCCACCGAGCCGGTCGACGCGGCCGGCCTGTCCGGCTCGACCCGGCAGGCCGCGGCGTGCATCGACCGCCTGCTCGATCGGCACCCCGGCCTCGACGGCTTCTTCCTGCCCGGCACCGTGCCCTTCGTCAGCCTGCTCCACCAGGCACTCGCAGCCCGCGGACGCGATCTCGGCGGCGTCACGATCGTGAGCGCCAGCTACGACGCCGACCTCAACGCCTCGCTGCGGCCGCGCCCGGTCCACATCGACGCCCGCCCCGAGCAGCTGGGCGAGGCCGCGGCCGAGCTGCTGCTCTGGCGGCTGTCCCACCCCGCCGCCGCCCGCCGCCGCGTCACGGTGGTGCCCGCGGTGATCGAGCCCGAGAACGATTGA
- a CDS encoding type II secretion system protein: protein MSSNAPSRRRAFTLIELLVVISIIALLIGILLPALGAARKAARGVVCLSQMRQMGIAVNTYAVDRDGAIAYGQYRGPGLEPDGTGEPTNWYVYSEYMGAPFLDGTDPALSPGYQKNNEELGNWSQGGAFTCQEAESAFGIGDVGRTPTNPGYRGTFAINIQIGRLFSGRDSFGSLRTIDGPDSASELMLFADAGGWPRPWSGGTLWWHPEINGRGAPGSGNGSTPALQPHGGAGDQIVEPATDRFYYQGGTGNYIFLDGHAESRDQESVTFKASHPFTLPAFGDRAEWNRFWNGNGSDTSNGF, encoded by the coding sequence ATGTCCTCCAACGCTCCCTCACGCCGTCGCGCCTTCACGCTCATCGAGCTGCTGGTGGTCATCAGCATCATCGCCCTGCTCATCGGGATCCTGCTGCCGGCGCTGGGGGCCGCCCGCAAGGCGGCCCGCGGCGTGGTCTGCCTGAGCCAGATGCGGCAGATGGGCATCGCGGTGAACACCTACGCCGTCGACCGCGACGGCGCGATCGCCTACGGCCAGTACCGCGGCCCGGGCCTCGAGCCCGACGGCACGGGGGAGCCGACCAACTGGTACGTCTACTCCGAGTACATGGGGGCGCCCTTCCTCGACGGCACGGACCCGGCGCTCTCCCCGGGCTACCAGAAGAACAACGAGGAGCTGGGCAACTGGTCGCAGGGCGGCGCTTTCACCTGCCAGGAGGCGGAATCGGCCTTCGGCATCGGCGACGTCGGCCGGACCCCGACGAACCCGGGCTACCGCGGCACCTTCGCGATCAACATCCAGATCGGCCGCCTCTTCAGCGGGCGGGACTCCTTCGGGAGCCTCAGGACCATCGACGGCCCCGACTCGGCGAGCGAGCTGATGCTCTTCGCCGACGCCGGCGGCTGGCCGCGGCCCTGGAGCGGCGGGACGCTGTGGTGGCACCCCGAGATCAACGGCCGCGGCGCCCCGGGCAGCGGCAACGGCTCGACGCCGGCCCTGCAGCCCCACGGCGGGGCGGGCGATCAGATCGTCGAGCCCGCCACCGACCGCTTCTACTACCAGGGCGGCACGGGGAACTACATCTTCCTCGACGGCCACGCCGAGAGCCGCGACCAGGAGTCGGTGACCTTCAAGGCCAGCCACCCTTTCACGCTGCCCGCCTTCGGCGATCGCGCCGAGTGGAACCGCTTCTGGAACGGGAACGGCAGCGACACCTCCAACGGCTTCTGA
- a CDS encoding SpoIIE family protein phosphatase, whose product MSPDAAPTEPVPAAARQLLGLGGAGGQVSPGPKPIATRSPRRSGEGSDSVDLPPRQLSLTDFLDLETLQAVQDGFVSITRLQAQILDAAGRPVTRPTDAKVRSAADAATGLLLEEDGGGELAAGGRFVAPIAVGPERLGSIVIDAPRHASDAGIGHDELERLAASLGLGPEERQTLFEAAEPAFAANRGASVQFLFLIANAITRLCYQAWEGQTHVQELEALYRVSTALAAASDVQVVLDTAAKSIAEVLDADGVVIRLLQEGPDGPELVRRANHGLSASYINSGQLLVNKSELYSKVIRGEIIYIEDLPGDARTYYPELAREEGLASMLALGLADHDQPIGSIQVYTVETRRFSRDLVRLARAVSQLVSAAISKTRLEQDRNRNSAMVRQMQLAAGVQRRMLPQRLPELAGFDVAARYIPSFQLSGDFYDFVRLGDGNVGFAIGDVAGKGIAASLLMASVRASLRAYAHDLYHLDEVIRRVNLALCRDTLDGEFATLWYGVLDPTARRLTYCNAGHEPPILVRDGHIIPLDAGGMIVGVDRDQDYDKGVVDLQPRDLLLLYTDGLPDAMNAEQKRFGRVAMEAMLREIANREGPPRPAAEGLREIETHLRNHAGARRGSDDTTLVLLRCT is encoded by the coding sequence ATGTCCCCGGACGCAGCCCCCACCGAACCCGTGCCCGCCGCCGCGCGCCAGCTGCTGGGGCTCGGCGGGGCGGGCGGGCAGGTCTCCCCGGGGCCCAAGCCGATCGCGACGCGGTCGCCGCGGCGGTCCGGCGAGGGCTCCGACTCGGTGGACCTCCCGCCCCGGCAGCTCTCGCTGACCGACTTCCTGGACCTCGAAACGCTGCAGGCGGTGCAGGACGGCTTCGTCTCGATCACCCGCCTGCAAGCGCAGATCCTCGACGCCGCCGGCCGGCCCGTCACCCGGCCCACCGACGCGAAGGTCCGCAGCGCGGCCGACGCGGCGACGGGCCTGCTGCTCGAGGAAGACGGCGGCGGCGAGCTCGCCGCCGGCGGCCGCTTCGTCGCGCCGATCGCCGTGGGGCCCGAGCGGCTGGGGTCGATCGTGATCGACGCGCCGCGGCACGCCAGCGACGCGGGCATCGGCCACGACGAGCTCGAGCGGCTCGCCGCCAGCCTCGGCCTGGGCCCCGAGGAGCGGCAGACGCTGTTCGAGGCCGCCGAGCCGGCCTTCGCCGCCAACCGCGGCGCCTCGGTGCAGTTCCTGTTCCTCATCGCCAACGCGATCACGCGGCTGTGCTACCAGGCGTGGGAGGGGCAGACACACGTGCAGGAGCTCGAGGCGCTGTACCGCGTGTCGACGGCCCTGGCCGCCGCCTCGGACGTGCAGGTCGTGCTCGACACCGCCGCGAAGTCGATCGCCGAGGTGCTCGACGCCGACGGCGTGGTCATCCGCCTGCTGCAGGAGGGGCCCGACGGGCCCGAGCTGGTCCGCCGCGCGAACCACGGGCTCTCCGCCTCCTACATCAACTCCGGCCAGCTGCTGGTGAACAAGAGCGAGCTCTACAGCAAGGTGATCCGAGGCGAGATCATCTACATCGAGGACCTGCCCGGCGACGCCCGGACCTACTACCCCGAGCTCGCCCGGGAGGAGGGGCTGGCCTCGATGCTGGCGCTGGGCCTCGCCGACCACGACCAGCCGATCGGCTCGATCCAGGTGTACACGGTGGAGACCCGGCGCTTCAGCCGCGACCTCGTGCGGCTGGCCCGCGCCGTCTCTCAGCTGGTGAGCGCCGCGATCTCCAAGACCCGCCTGGAGCAGGACCGCAACCGGAACTCGGCGATGGTCCGCCAGATGCAGCTCGCCGCCGGCGTGCAGCGGAGGATGCTGCCCCAGCGGCTGCCCGAGCTGGCGGGCTTCGACGTGGCCGCCCGGTACATCCCCAGCTTCCAGCTCTCCGGCGACTTCTACGACTTCGTCCGCCTCGGCGACGGGAACGTGGGCTTCGCCATCGGCGACGTCGCCGGCAAGGGCATCGCGGCGTCGCTGCTCATGGCCTCGGTGCGGGCCTCGCTGCGGGCGTACGCCCACGACCTCTACCACCTCGACGAGGTGATCCGGCGGGTGAATCTTGCGCTGTGCCGCGACACCCTCGACGGCGAGTTTGCCACCCTGTGGTACGGCGTGCTCGACCCGACCGCCCGCCGCTTGACCTACTGCAACGCCGGCCACGAGCCGCCGATCCTGGTGCGTGACGGCCACATCATCCCGCTGGACGCCGGCGGCATGATCGTCGGGGTCGACCGCGACCAGGACTACGACAAGGGCGTCGTCGACCTGCAGCCCCGCGACCTGCTGCTGCTCTACACCGACGGCCTGCCCGACGCGATGAACGCCGAGCAGAAGCGATTCGGCCGGGTGGCGATGGAGGCGATGCTCCGCGAGATCGCAAACCGCGAGGGGCCACCGCGGCCCGCCGCCGAGGGCCTGCGGGAGATCGAGACCCACCTCCGGAACCACGCCGGCGCCCGCCGCGGCAGCGACGACACCACGCTGGTGCTGCTGCGCTGCACCTGA